In a single window of the Nocardiopsis composta genome:
- a CDS encoding FMN-dependent NADH-azoreductase, with protein sequence MTALLHIDASARRRSFSREVGDAFAAAWRAAHPGAGYTHRDLARDPVPQIGEAWTEICDGIMAAGLTDTARYPEAVRTPAQKEAWAVVEPLLSELVAADVVLIAAPMYNFSVPASLKAWIDQVTFPRMSLAGRRFAVAYARGGAYGPGTPRAPFDHQERYLRDFFSGHFAVDDVAFVGTELANAPVDPALAGRRADHEASRAAALEAARTLGASW encoded by the coding sequence GTGACCGCGCTTCTGCACATCGATGCCAGCGCCCGCCGCCGCTCGTTCAGCCGGGAGGTCGGCGACGCCTTCGCCGCGGCCTGGCGCGCGGCCCACCCCGGCGCCGGCTACACCCACCGCGACCTGGCCCGCGACCCCGTCCCGCAGATCGGCGAGGCCTGGACCGAGATCTGCGACGGCATCATGGCGGCCGGTCTGACCGACACCGCCCGCTACCCCGAGGCGGTGCGCACCCCCGCCCAGAAGGAGGCGTGGGCGGTGGTCGAGCCGCTGCTGTCCGAGCTGGTCGCCGCGGACGTCGTGCTCATCGCCGCGCCGATGTACAACTTCTCCGTCCCGGCCTCGCTGAAGGCCTGGATCGACCAGGTGACCTTCCCGAGGATGTCGCTGGCCGGCCGGCGGTTCGCGGTGGCCTACGCCCGCGGCGGCGCCTACGGTCCGGGCACGCCCCGCGCGCCCTTCGACCACCAGGAGCGCTACCTGCGGGACTTCTTCTCCGGGCACTTCGCCGTCGACGACGTCGCGTTCGTCGGCACCGAACTGGCCAACGCCCCGGTGGACCCGGCGCTGGCCGGCCGGCGCGCCGACCACGAGGCCTCCCGTGCCGCGGCCCTGGAGGCGGCGCGCACCCTGGGGGCGTCGTGGTGA
- a CDS encoding M81 family metallopeptidase, producing the protein MAPKILIAGFLHETNTFASTPADYENFVNGEGFPRMHRGAEVLRLADVNIPVGGFIREARTWGAELCPVLWCAASPSAPVTDRAFERICGEIVDACREHRPDAVYLDLHGAMVTASYDDGDGEILRRVRAAVGPGVPVSVSLDLHANMTPLMFEAADAMVAYRTYPHVDMADTGRRAAALLRRLLDGEELAVHRARIPFLIPINSGSTLLEPAGEIYRRVQAVPDGEAVLTFAAGFPAADFPDCGPTAFGYGADAAAVVREVERLAALVELREPEFALDVLDAAEAVEAAAEAAAAGAAPVVVADTQDNPGAGGDATTTGLLRALLKRDHPGSVLAAMWDAGVADRAVRAGVGAEIEVEFPGSGVAGDAPLRGVFEVAAVTDGRVVFEGPMMRGNELAVGPSCLLRSGNVSVVVNARKAQIMDRNQLRAAGVAPEEQQIVAVKSSVHFRGDFQPIAGRVLVALAPGPMAADPGELPWTRLRPGMRVRPGGPAFH; encoded by the coding sequence ATGGCGCCGAAGATCCTGATCGCCGGGTTCCTGCACGAGACGAACACCTTCGCCTCGACACCGGCCGACTACGAGAACTTCGTCAACGGCGAGGGCTTCCCGCGGATGCACCGCGGCGCGGAGGTGCTGCGGCTGGCCGATGTCAACATCCCGGTCGGCGGGTTCATCCGGGAGGCCCGGACCTGGGGCGCCGAGCTCTGCCCGGTGCTGTGGTGCGCGGCCTCCCCCTCGGCGCCGGTGACCGACCGTGCCTTCGAGCGGATCTGCGGGGAGATCGTCGACGCCTGCCGCGAGCACCGGCCGGACGCGGTCTACCTGGACCTGCACGGCGCCATGGTGACCGCCTCGTACGACGACGGGGACGGCGAGATCCTGCGCCGGGTCCGCGCCGCGGTGGGGCCCGGGGTGCCCGTCTCGGTCAGCCTGGACCTGCACGCCAACATGACCCCGCTGATGTTCGAGGCGGCCGATGCGATGGTCGCCTACCGGACCTACCCGCACGTCGACATGGCCGACACCGGGCGGCGCGCGGCCGCCCTGCTCCGCCGGCTGCTGGACGGGGAGGAGCTGGCCGTGCACCGGGCCCGGATCCCGTTCCTGATCCCGATCAACTCCGGCAGCACCCTGCTCGAACCCGCCGGGGAGATCTACCGCCGGGTGCAGGCGGTGCCCGACGGGGAAGCGGTGCTCACCTTCGCCGCGGGGTTCCCCGCCGCCGACTTCCCCGACTGCGGCCCGACGGCGTTCGGCTACGGGGCCGACGCCGCGGCGGTGGTGCGCGAGGTGGAGCGGCTCGCCGCCCTGGTGGAGCTGCGCGAACCGGAGTTCGCCCTGGACGTGCTGGACGCCGCCGAGGCGGTGGAGGCCGCCGCCGAAGCGGCCGCGGCCGGCGCCGCCCCGGTGGTCGTCGCCGACACCCAGGACAACCCCGGCGCCGGCGGGGACGCCACCACCACCGGACTGCTCCGCGCGCTGCTCAAGCGGGACCACCCGGGGTCGGTGCTGGCCGCGATGTGGGACGCCGGCGTCGCCGACCGGGCGGTGCGCGCCGGGGTGGGCGCCGAGATCGAGGTGGAGTTCCCCGGCTCCGGGGTGGCCGGTGACGCGCCGCTGCGCGGGGTGTTCGAGGTGGCGGCGGTGACCGACGGCCGGGTCGTCTTCGAGGGCCCGATGATGCGCGGCAACGAGCTCGCGGTGGGCCCGTCCTGCCTGCTGCGCTCGGGCAACGTGTCGGTGGTGGTCAATGCGCGCAAGGCGCAGATCATGGACCGCAACCAGCTGCGCGCGGCCGGGGTCGCCCCCGAGGAGCAGCAGATCGTGGCGGTGAAGAGCTCGGTGCACTTCCGCGGCGACTTCCAGCCGATCGCCGGGCGCGTCCTGGTGGCGCTGGCCCCCGGGCCGATGGCCGCCGACCCGGGCGAGCTGCCCTGGACCCGGCTGCGCCCCGGCATGCGCGTCCGCCCCGGCGGGCCGGCCTTCCACTGA
- a CDS encoding tetratricopeptide repeat protein, whose amino-acid sequence MGHPSPSGENRVDAGSIDGTVVQIQHIHGDVAFSTGPRAPRKPPPPGFSNLPEPPSPVFVGRDRLLDTLAERLGGPGADPLVVHGLGGSGKTSLALAHAHARLREYTLVWWIQADSAERIGQGLAELARSVLGEDAAGASAPDAARLATDWLQANPGWLLVLDDVRRPEDLAPLAGRLRHAGNTLATSRFATGWPGTPIGLPPLDADSAVRLLERRAPHAGADTPAEREAARALAAELGNLPLALEQAAAFTDQAGLSFTGYLGLLRGSPGQVYGTAAEGADPQRTVARTWRITLDHIAERDPLSVDVLRILAWYAPEEVPRDLLDPLAAPGADRFLPESPEQLLAQCLEAGLDRRDIPAGLRERMPAVLRGEVEPTTLRLAEDPLRLHRALALLGAYSMARLTPQSISVHRLVQAITRLPEEGDPHRAPALVSAARERAALLLDAAAPAAPGSDTGGWPRWRALLPHIDAYTRAVPEGEEAEACTGLFEQTSHFLGAQELWSEALEYAARSARAAERLHGGDSPRTLYCREVLARALSGAGRPAEAVELYEEIRAERDRVFGAPRDPVKAVTLHGNSWGGQAEAHLSLGQYDRAVELCERQLAAWEGYLDALFPGEHPPGGGGSDPRSRLEDTGGGRPFDGDGALFGLSLESRVLGTRQTLAEAYLAAGRVEHALPLLERIRDDHLRLAGPDHRLTQYALYTLGVAYLQDDRPHEAVACFEDSAETAERLVGPEHPATVTTLSFLAEACEAAGMPERRTALRERVMELAERSIGLNPALLYTFRDQLASDYEQTGRYEQAIPLLERNLIEETAQDKRTGLRYRLALGHLHVGRAARAAELFEEVLTDALRLSPTEHERIADLHEMLTFAHGQAGDHEEAIRHGERAVALREGLARSAPRKRLTTRHRLASVHRAAGDARSAVRVLEGVAGADAVPPTPVQDGETEAGEQAFALARKELAKALAEADEAERAIPLLVWSLQRLHPPEEGGPEAAALLNTLGVAYLEVARPDLALSVLEAAAHEIRSIFGEAHPSALLSLYNLASAAERTGDVSGAARLVAYGLAVAEREHGPDGETTALFRSFAADLQRAGEDGGTSS is encoded by the coding sequence ATGGGCCACCCCTCCCCCTCCGGCGAGAACCGCGTCGACGCCGGCTCCATCGACGGGACCGTGGTCCAGATCCAGCACATCCACGGCGACGTCGCTTTCTCCACCGGACCCCGGGCCCCGCGGAAGCCCCCGCCGCCGGGGTTCAGCAACCTCCCCGAACCGCCCTCCCCGGTGTTCGTCGGCCGCGATCGGCTGCTGGACACCCTGGCCGAGCGGCTCGGCGGGCCGGGAGCCGACCCGCTGGTCGTGCACGGCCTCGGCGGATCGGGCAAGACCTCGCTGGCACTCGCCCATGCCCACGCCCGGCTGCGGGAGTACACCCTGGTCTGGTGGATCCAGGCGGACTCCGCCGAGCGGATCGGCCAAGGGCTGGCGGAGCTCGCCCGCAGCGTGCTCGGCGAGGACGCGGCCGGGGCGTCCGCGCCGGACGCCGCCCGGCTGGCGACCGACTGGCTGCAGGCCAACCCGGGCTGGCTGCTGGTCCTCGACGACGTGCGGCGGCCCGAGGACCTGGCCCCGCTGGCCGGGCGGCTGCGGCACGCCGGAAACACCCTCGCCACCAGCAGGTTCGCCACCGGCTGGCCCGGCACCCCGATCGGGCTCCCCCCGCTGGACGCAGACTCCGCGGTGCGGCTGCTCGAACGCCGGGCCCCGCACGCCGGCGCCGACACCCCGGCGGAGCGGGAGGCCGCCCGCGCTCTCGCCGCCGAGCTGGGGAACCTGCCGCTCGCTCTGGAGCAGGCCGCCGCCTTCACCGACCAGGCCGGCCTGTCCTTCACCGGCTACCTCGGCCTGCTCCGCGGCAGCCCGGGGCAGGTGTACGGCACCGCGGCCGAGGGCGCCGACCCGCAGCGGACGGTGGCCCGGACCTGGCGGATCACCCTGGACCACATCGCCGAGCGCGACCCGCTCAGCGTCGACGTGCTGCGCATCCTCGCCTGGTACGCCCCCGAGGAGGTCCCCCGCGACCTGCTGGACCCGCTCGCCGCCCCCGGCGCCGACCGGTTCCTCCCCGAGTCGCCGGAGCAGCTGCTCGCCCAGTGCCTGGAGGCCGGGCTCGACCGCCGCGACATCCCGGCGGGCCTCCGCGAGCGGATGCCCGCCGTCCTCCGCGGAGAGGTGGAGCCGACGACGCTGCGGCTCGCCGAGGACCCGCTCCGGCTGCACCGCGCGCTCGCCCTGCTCGGCGCCTACAGCATGGCCAGGCTGACGCCGCAGAGCATCTCCGTGCACCGCCTGGTGCAGGCCATCACCCGGCTCCCCGAGGAGGGCGATCCGCACCGCGCCCCCGCCCTGGTGTCCGCGGCCCGGGAGCGCGCCGCGCTGCTGCTGGACGCGGCCGCGCCGGCCGCGCCGGGCTCCGACACCGGCGGCTGGCCGCGGTGGCGCGCCCTGCTGCCGCACATCGACGCCTACACCCGCGCCGTTCCGGAGGGCGAGGAGGCCGAGGCGTGCACCGGGCTCTTCGAGCAGACCTCTCATTTCCTCGGCGCCCAGGAGCTCTGGTCCGAGGCGCTCGAATACGCGGCGCGGAGTGCACGGGCCGCCGAGCGCCTGCACGGCGGCGACTCCCCGCGCACCCTGTACTGCCGCGAGGTCCTCGCCCGGGCCCTCTCCGGCGCGGGGCGGCCGGCCGAGGCCGTCGAGCTGTACGAGGAGATCCGGGCCGAGCGCGACCGGGTCTTCGGTGCACCGCGGGACCCGGTGAAAGCGGTCACCCTGCACGGCAACTCCTGGGGCGGGCAGGCCGAAGCCCACCTGTCACTCGGGCAGTACGACCGCGCCGTGGAACTCTGCGAGCGGCAGCTCGCGGCCTGGGAGGGCTATCTGGACGCCCTGTTCCCCGGAGAGCACCCGCCCGGCGGGGGCGGGAGCGACCCGCGCAGCCGGTTGGAGGACACCGGGGGCGGCAGGCCGTTCGACGGCGACGGCGCTCTCTTCGGCCTCTCCCTGGAATCCCGGGTCTTGGGCACCCGGCAGACCCTCGCGGAGGCCTACCTCGCGGCGGGCCGGGTGGAGCACGCCCTCCCGCTGCTCGAACGGATCCGGGACGACCATCTCCGCCTGGCCGGCCCCGACCACCGCTTGACGCAGTATGCGCTGTACACCCTCGGAGTCGCCTACCTGCAGGACGACAGGCCGCACGAAGCGGTCGCCTGCTTTGAGGACTCCGCCGAGACGGCCGAGCGGCTGGTCGGCCCCGAGCACCCGGCCACCGTCACGACCCTGTCTTTCCTGGCGGAGGCCTGCGAGGCGGCGGGGATGCCGGAGCGGCGCACCGCGCTCCGCGAACGCGTCATGGAACTGGCCGAGCGGAGTATCGGACTCAACCCCGCACTGCTGTACACCTTCCGGGACCAGCTCGCCTCCGACTACGAGCAAACAGGGCGGTACGAGCAGGCCATTCCGCTGCTGGAGCGGAACCTGATCGAGGAAACCGCTCAGGACAAGCGGACCGGCCTGCGCTACCGGCTCGCCCTCGGCCACCTGCACGTGGGCAGGGCGGCCCGCGCGGCGGAACTGTTCGAGGAGGTCCTGACCGACGCGCTGCGCCTCTCCCCCACCGAGCACGAGCGAATCGCCGACCTGCACGAGATGCTGACGTTCGCCCACGGTCAGGCCGGCGATCACGAGGAGGCGATCCGGCACGGCGAGCGCGCCGTCGCCCTGCGGGAGGGGCTCGCCCGCTCCGCCCCGCGCAAGCGGCTGACCACCAGGCACCGCCTGGCCTCCGTCCACCGGGCGGCCGGCGACGCCCGGAGCGCCGTCCGGGTGCTGGAGGGCGTCGCCGGAGCGGACGCCGTCCCTCCCACTCCGGTGCAGGACGGGGAGACCGAGGCGGGCGAGCAGGCGTTCGCCCTGGCCCGCAAGGAACTCGCCAAGGCGCTCGCGGAGGCCGACGAGGCCGAGCGGGCGATCCCGCTGCTCGTCTGGAGCCTGCAGCGCCTCCATCCCCCCGAAGAGGGCGGCCCGGAGGCCGCCGCGCTGCTGAACACCCTGGGGGTGGCCTACCTGGAGGTCGCCCGCCCCGACCTGGCCCTGTCGGTCCTGGAGGCCGCCGCCCACGAGATACGGTCGATCTTCGGCGAGGCCCACCCATCCGCGCTCCTCTCGCTGTACAACCTCGCCTCCGCCGCGGAGCGGACCGGCGACGTCTCCGGTGCCGCGCGGCTGGTCGCATACGGGCTGGCGGTGGCTGAGCGGGAGCACGGCCCCGACGGGGAGACCACCGCCCTGTTCCGCTCGTTCGCCGCGGACCTGCAGCGCGCCGGGGAGGACGGCGGCACCTCCTCCTAG
- a CDS encoding MerR family transcriptional regulator, which translates to MRIGELSRRTGASIRSLRYYEEQGLLRPVRRPSGYREYSEGDVTVVARIRTLIAAGLNTALIAQVLHCFEGDSDTPVPTCAEMVEELSAARAAMASHISALEASCSLLDAIIEAAPEKSPAPDEGAGVPA; encoded by the coding sequence ATGCGCATCGGCGAACTCTCCCGGCGGACCGGCGCCAGCATCCGCTCGCTGCGCTACTACGAGGAGCAGGGCCTGCTGCGCCCGGTGCGCCGACCCAGTGGCTACCGCGAGTACTCCGAAGGCGACGTGACCGTGGTGGCGCGCATCCGCACCCTGATCGCGGCCGGCCTGAACACCGCCCTGATCGCCCAGGTCCTGCACTGCTTCGAGGGCGACTCCGACACCCCCGTCCCCACCTGCGCCGAAATGGTGGAGGAGCTCTCCGCCGCCCGAGCCGCCATGGCCTCGCACATCTCCGCCCTGGAGGCCTCCTGCTCCCTGCTGGACGCCATCATCGAAGCCGCACCGGAGAAGTCCCCCGCCCCGGACGAGGGGGCCGGCGTCCCGGCCTGA
- a CDS encoding TetR/AcrR family transcriptional regulator — protein MTDRSRRERADAARNRAKVLEAAAELFTGKDPRAVTMEEVARAAGIGRATLYRRYPDIASIAEALLDEHERRLQEELLRGAPPLGPGAPPGERLAAFYAAMAGLLERHAHLVLGAETGRARFATGAYGFWRAHVLALLRAGGAPEPEALADPLLAPLAPDVFTHQREQGLSTEEIASALTHLARRVLPD, from the coding sequence ATGACCGACCGGAGCCGCAGGGAGCGCGCCGACGCCGCGCGCAACCGAGCCAAGGTGCTGGAGGCCGCCGCGGAGCTGTTCACCGGGAAGGACCCGCGGGCGGTCACCATGGAGGAGGTCGCCCGGGCCGCCGGGATCGGCCGGGCCACCCTGTACCGCCGCTACCCCGACATCGCCTCGATCGCCGAGGCCCTGCTCGACGAGCACGAGCGGCGCCTCCAGGAGGAGCTGCTGCGCGGCGCCCCGCCGCTGGGTCCCGGCGCCCCGCCCGGCGAACGGCTGGCCGCCTTCTACGCGGCAATGGCCGGCCTGCTGGAACGCCACGCCCACCTGGTGCTCGGCGCCGAGACCGGGCGGGCCCGCTTCGCCACCGGCGCCTACGGGTTCTGGCGGGCCCACGTCCTGGCACTGCTGCGGGCGGGCGGCGCGCCCGAACCGGAGGCGCTCGCCGACCCGCTGCTCGCCCCGCTGGCCCCCGACGTCTTCACCCACCAGCGCGAACAGGGCCTGTCCACGGAAGAGATCGCGTCCGCCCTGACCCACCTGGCCCGACGGGTGCTCCCGGACTGA
- a CDS encoding MFS transporter produces the protein MVEASRTPGTREEAEEDAVYRKVGRRLLPFLLLCYTFAYLDRVNIGFAKLHMQEDIGLSEAAFGLGAGLFFLAYALLEVPSNLLMERIGAKRTITRIMVLWGLTSAAMAFAWNEASFYTLRILLGVFEAGFAPGIILYLTYWYSTRRMAAAMGVYMLAGPIGSIFGSGVSAVIISGMDGVGGLAGWQWMFVVEGLPCAVLGYLFWRLMADRPQDADWLSAREKEVIAAAVARRRSHATHSFAAALKDPRIHVMSVAYFGMMCGIYAISFWLPTVLLENGVEGTLEIGFLTAVPYMFAVAAMVVMGRTSDRTGDRRWHTIVPTAVAGAALLVSALTGDVFAVSFTAMIVAVAAVWAAYTVFWAVPAEHFGGTAAAGGIAFINTIGILGGFVSPYLIGLVKDATGSTQAGLLVMVGLLAAAVAALSFIRRPADA, from the coding sequence GTGGTCGAGGCGTCCCGCACCCCGGGCACCCGGGAGGAGGCGGAGGAGGACGCGGTCTACCGCAAGGTCGGCCGCCGGCTGCTGCCGTTCCTGCTGCTCTGCTACACCTTCGCCTACCTGGACCGGGTGAACATCGGCTTCGCCAAGCTGCACATGCAGGAGGACATCGGCCTCTCCGAGGCGGCCTTCGGCCTCGGGGCGGGCCTGTTCTTCCTGGCGTACGCGCTGCTGGAGGTCCCGAGCAACCTGCTGATGGAGCGGATCGGGGCGAAGCGGACGATCACCCGGATCATGGTGCTGTGGGGGCTGACCTCGGCCGCCATGGCGTTCGCCTGGAACGAGGCGTCGTTCTACACGCTGCGGATCCTGCTCGGCGTCTTCGAGGCCGGCTTCGCGCCGGGCATCATCCTGTATTTGACCTACTGGTACTCGACGCGGCGGATGGCCGCCGCCATGGGCGTCTACATGCTGGCCGGCCCGATCGGCTCGATCTTCGGGTCGGGGGTGTCGGCGGTGATCATCAGCGGCATGGACGGCGTCGGCGGGCTGGCCGGCTGGCAGTGGATGTTCGTCGTCGAGGGCCTGCCCTGCGCGGTGCTGGGCTACCTGTTCTGGCGGCTGATGGCGGACCGGCCGCAGGACGCCGACTGGCTCTCCGCCCGGGAGAAGGAGGTGATCGCGGCGGCGGTGGCGCGCCGCCGGTCGCACGCCACGCACAGCTTCGCCGCCGCGCTGAAGGACCCCCGGATCCACGTCATGTCCGTCGCCTACTTCGGCATGATGTGCGGCATCTACGCGATCAGCTTCTGGCTGCCGACGGTGCTGCTGGAGAACGGTGTGGAGGGGACCCTGGAGATCGGGTTCCTGACCGCGGTGCCCTACATGTTCGCGGTCGCGGCCATGGTGGTGATGGGCCGGACCTCCGACCGGACCGGGGACCGCCGGTGGCACACGATCGTGCCGACCGCGGTGGCCGGTGCGGCGCTGCTCGTCTCCGCGCTGACCGGCGACGTGTTCGCGGTGTCGTTCACCGCGATGATCGTCGCGGTGGCCGCGGTGTGGGCCGCCTACACGGTGTTCTGGGCGGTCCCCGCGGAGCACTTCGGCGGCACCGCCGCGGCCGGCGGGATCGCGTTCATCAACACCATCGGCATCCTCGGCGGGTTCGTCAGCCCCTACCTGATCGGCCTGGTCAAGGACGCCACCGGTAGCACCCAGGCCGGGCTGCTGGTGATGGTGGGGCTGCTCGCCGCCGCGGTGGCGGCGCTGTCCTTCATCCGCCGCCCGGCCGACGCCTGA
- a CDS encoding MFS transporter: protein MQKTAPARAGRREWLGLGVLALPTVVLSMDLTVLHLAAPSLSADLGPTGPQLLWILDVYGFMVAGFLLVMGNLGDRIGRRRLLLIGSAAFAAASVLAAFAPTAETLIAARALLGVAGATLMPSTLALLTDLFRDPAQRTFAIAVWMTCFTAGEAVGPLVGGVMLEFFWWGSIFLIGVPVMVLLLAVGPFLLPEQADRLTGRLDVAGAALLVAAVLPLVYGIKSFASSGPLLQAAAWSAAGLAVGALFVRRQLRISDPLMDLRLFRLPAFSAGLGAQFLAVVAMAGTQLLVVQYLQAVLGLSPLQAGLCAVPSIVLGIAATLGAPRLVRRVRPAVVVAAGLAAASGGAAVVAATAPQADLVWTLAGFTVLYVGVTPTLALTTDLIVGSAPARRAGMASSVAESGGEFGLAGGMAFLGAAAMAVYQAGLAGSAPEGVAAGDLEAAGETVGGGVEAARGLSGELGTALLDAVRSSFADGLQAAAAAGAVLLALAAALALGFLRGAPPTGTARAAQDAPEGERKAVPAEG, encoded by the coding sequence GTGCAGAAGACGGCACCCGCCCGCGCGGGGCGGCGCGAATGGCTCGGGCTGGGGGTGCTGGCCCTGCCCACCGTGGTCCTGTCCATGGACCTGACCGTGCTCCACCTGGCGGCCCCGAGCCTCAGCGCGGACCTGGGCCCCACCGGTCCGCAGCTGCTGTGGATCCTCGACGTCTACGGCTTCATGGTCGCGGGCTTCCTGCTGGTGATGGGCAACCTGGGCGACCGGATCGGCCGCCGCCGGCTGCTGCTGATCGGCTCCGCGGCCTTCGCCGCCGCCTCGGTGCTGGCGGCCTTCGCTCCGACCGCGGAGACGCTGATCGCGGCCCGCGCGCTACTGGGTGTGGCCGGGGCGACCCTGATGCCCTCCACCCTGGCGCTGCTGACCGACCTGTTCCGCGACCCCGCCCAGCGCACCTTCGCGATCGCGGTCTGGATGACCTGCTTCACCGCGGGCGAGGCGGTCGGGCCGCTGGTCGGCGGGGTGATGCTGGAGTTCTTCTGGTGGGGGTCGATCTTCCTGATCGGCGTCCCGGTGATGGTGCTGCTGCTCGCCGTCGGCCCGTTCCTGCTGCCCGAGCAGGCCGACCGGCTGACCGGCCGGCTGGACGTCGCCGGTGCGGCGCTGCTGGTCGCCGCGGTCCTCCCGCTGGTCTACGGGATCAAGTCGTTCGCCTCCTCCGGGCCCCTCCTCCAGGCCGCGGCCTGGAGCGCCGCCGGACTGGCGGTCGGCGCGCTGTTCGTCCGCCGCCAGCTGCGCATCTCCGACCCGCTGATGGACCTGCGGCTGTTCCGGCTCCCCGCGTTCAGCGCCGGGCTGGGCGCCCAGTTCCTCGCGGTGGTCGCGATGGCCGGAACCCAGCTGCTGGTCGTGCAGTACCTGCAGGCGGTGCTGGGGCTTTCGCCGCTGCAGGCCGGGCTGTGCGCGGTCCCCTCGATCGTGCTGGGCATCGCGGCCACCCTCGGCGCGCCCCGGCTGGTGCGGCGGGTCCGCCCGGCCGTGGTGGTCGCCGCGGGGCTGGCGGCGGCCTCGGGCGGGGCGGCCGTCGTCGCGGCCACCGCGCCCCAGGCCGACCTGGTCTGGACGCTGGCCGGGTTCACCGTGCTGTACGTGGGGGTGACGCCGACCCTGGCGCTGACCACCGACCTGATCGTCGGCTCGGCCCCGGCCCGCCGGGCCGGGATGGCCTCCAGCGTCGCCGAGAGCGGCGGCGAGTTCGGCCTGGCCGGCGGGATGGCCTTCCTGGGCGCCGCCGCGATGGCCGTCTACCAGGCGGGTCTCGCCGGCTCCGCGCCGGAGGGGGTGGCCGCCGGCGACCTGGAGGCCGCCGGGGAGACCGTAGGCGGCGGGGTCGAGGCCGCCCGAGGGCTGTCCGGGGAGCTCGGCACCGCGCTGCTCGACGCGGTCCGCTCGTCCTTCGCCGACGGGCTGCAGGCGGCCGCGGCCGCCGGGGCGGTGCTGCTGGCGCTGGCCGCGGCCCTGGCCCTGGGCTTCCTCCGCGGCGCACCGCCGACCGGTACGGCGCGGGCGGCGCAGGACGCCCCGGAGGGGGAGCGGAAGGCGGTACCGGCCGAGGGGTAG
- a CDS encoding Lrp/AsnC family transcriptional regulator, translating to MTYRVHEADLQLVDALQVDPRATWAELGAALGVSPVTAARRWRRLEECGLAWVGAAIAPEHSMGAVIEVRCAPGEADRVARALSRRPGVITVATTTGDFQVFAILLAAELRALLSSLAGEYALIDGAEQIRHSVFRLLYGGVHWRQGILSSEESRVVAKRPPPPRPRVRPLDAGDRALFRCLNVRGRATAPEIAAETGLPEHRVRRRLDELLASRRLIFRCDVARPLFDLPLGVYLQLAVADTEVGRTAAELGSWRETRLCANTVGAANIVLIIGLHQLSELEDVLARIARGFPSAEVRDRRVILRNHKIYGRILDDLGRCTEAIPVDPWGEG from the coding sequence ATGACATATCGCGTGCACGAGGCCGATCTGCAGCTGGTCGACGCGCTCCAGGTCGACCCGCGCGCCACCTGGGCCGAGCTCGGCGCCGCGCTGGGCGTCTCCCCGGTGACCGCGGCCCGCCGGTGGCGCCGGCTGGAAGAGTGCGGCCTGGCCTGGGTCGGCGCGGCGATCGCCCCGGAGCACTCGATGGGCGCGGTGATCGAGGTGCGCTGCGCCCCCGGTGAAGCCGACCGGGTGGCGCGCGCCCTGTCCCGCCGGCCCGGGGTGATCACCGTCGCGACGACCACCGGGGACTTCCAGGTGTTCGCGATCCTGCTCGCCGCCGAGCTGCGCGCCCTGCTGTCCTCACTGGCCGGGGAGTACGCGCTGATCGACGGCGCCGAGCAGATCCGGCACAGCGTGTTCCGGCTGCTCTACGGCGGGGTGCACTGGCGGCAGGGCATCCTCTCCTCCGAGGAGTCCCGGGTGGTGGCCAAACGGCCGCCCCCGCCGCGCCCCCGGGTCCGGCCGCTGGACGCCGGGGACCGCGCCCTGTTCCGCTGCCTCAACGTGCGCGGCCGCGCCACCGCCCCGGAGATCGCCGCCGAGACCGGCCTGCCCGAGCACCGGGTGCGCCGCCGCCTCGACGAGCTGCTCGCCTCCCGTCGGCTCATCTTCCGCTGCGACGTGGCCCGCCCCTTGTTCGACCTCCCGCTCGGCGTCTACCTCCAGCTCGCCGTCGCCGACACCGAGGTCGGCCGGACCGCGGCCGAACTCGGCTCCTGGCGCGAGACCCGGCTGTGCGCCAACACCGTAGGCGCGGCCAACATCGTGCTCATCATCGGCCTGCACCAGCTCTCCGAACTGGAGGACGTGCTGGCCCGCATCGCCCGCGGCTTCCCCTCCGCCGAGGTCCGCGACCGCCGCGTCATCCTGCGCAACCACAAGATCTACGGCCGCATCCTCGACGACCTCGGCCGCTGCACGGAGGCGATCCCGGTCGACCCGTGGGGCGAGGGCTGA